In Methanobacteriales archaeon HGW-Methanobacteriales-1, the following are encoded in one genomic region:
- a CDS encoding DUF655 domain-containing protein — MEDYAIILDYLPLGYIREGHSTFKRKPVAQAIGKTEFTLLELSPKPDEDIEIHEDVYIGSGKREKVSRVNRRLKHDDLTATSRVELQYVIEEIIHAEEEKYVHFFNDSGPISTRLHQLELLPGIGKKHMWDIIKAREEKPFESFDDIKSRVPMLSDPAKLLVKRVLIELDAEPATRGKKKYILFTRPPARRKQI, encoded by the coding sequence ATGGAAGATTACGCGATTATTCTTGATTATCTACCCCTGGGTTACATCCGGGAAGGTCATTCGACATTTAAAAGAAAACCCGTGGCCCAGGCCATAGGCAAGACAGAATTTACTCTTCTAGAACTTTCTCCTAAACCTGATGAAGATATAGAAATTCATGAAGATGTTTATATCGGTTCTGGTAAAAGAGAAAAAGTTTCCCGTGTGAATCGCAGGTTAAAGCATGACGATTTAACTGCAACCTCCCGTGTGGAACTGCAATACGTCATAGAAGAGATTATACATGCTGAAGAAGAAAAATATGTCCATTTTTTCAATGACTCAGGACCCATAAGCACTCGACTTCACCAGTTAGAACTGTTACCCGGTATTGGTAAAAAGCACATGTGGGATATTATTAAGGCTCGGGAAGAAAAACCTTTTGAAAGCTTTGATGATATTAAAAGTAGGGTTCCCATGCTCTCTGATCCTGCTAAACTTCTGGTAAAAAGGGTTCTTATTGAACTTGATGCTGAACCCGCCACTAGAGGGAAAAAGAAATATATATTATTTACTAGACCTCCAGCCAGGCGAAAGCAAATCTAA
- a CDS encoding 16S rRNA (adenine(1518)-N(6)/adenine(1519)-N(6))-dimethyltransferase — MSLNENGSGTISLAQETKQVLQQHEIRLNRKLGQNYLIDDFKRKKILNFASLNSNDIVLEIGPGIGTLTIPMAQQAKKVVAIEQDPRIAYILKERVKEEGLFNVEVMEADALKVDFPYFNKIVSNLPYQISSPITFKFLEYDFDLAVLMYQKEFAQRMNAPVGSKHYSRLSVMMHFKAQVKIVDNVSAQSFVPPPKVDSAVVKMIPLKNIETDDFFASVCRALFQHRRKKSSKSLRESFHEIGNFKKEEVKEILSELDSKMENNFLEERVFKLSPEKILEISTNLKELLK, encoded by the coding sequence ATGTCCCTTAATGAAAACGGATCAGGGACTATTTCTCTGGCCCAGGAAACTAAACAGGTTTTACAGCAACATGAAATCCGTTTAAATCGAAAATTAGGTCAGAACTATCTTATTGACGATTTTAAAAGAAAAAAGATACTTAATTTTGCCAGTTTAAATTCTAATGATATTGTGCTGGAAATAGGCCCGGGTATTGGGACTTTAACTATTCCTATGGCCCAGCAGGCCAAAAAAGTAGTGGCCATTGAACAGGATCCTAGAATAGCATATATATTAAAAGAGCGTGTGAAAGAAGAAGGGTTGTTCAATGTAGAAGTTATGGAAGCAGATGCTTTAAAAGTTGATTTTCCCTATTTTAACAAAATTGTTTCTAATTTACCTTATCAAATCTCATCCCCCATTACTTTCAAGTTTTTAGAGTATGATTTTGATCTGGCAGTTTTAATGTATCAAAAGGAATTTGCTCAGCGCATGAATGCTCCAGTGGGAAGTAAGCATTATTCCCGTTTATCAGTAATGATGCATTTTAAGGCCCAGGTGAAAATAGTGGATAATGTCTCGGCCCAATCATTTGTACCCCCACCAAAAGTGGATTCTGCCGTGGTAAAAATGATACCTCTGAAAAATATAGAAACAGATGACTTTTTTGCCTCTGTTTGTCGGGCCCTATTCCAGCACCGTAGAAAGAAATCTTCTAAATCTTTAAGAGAGTCTTTCCATGAAATAGGGAATTTTAAAAAGGAAGAAGTTAAAGAAATTTTAAGTGAATTAGATTCTAAAATGGAAAATAATTTTCTAGAAGAAAGAGTTTTTAAATTATCTCCAGAGAAGATTTTAGAAATATCCACGAACTTAAAAGAATTATTAAAATAA
- a CDS encoding DNA-directed RNA polymerase subunit F, whose product MIGKKVLETEPISVAEVKDILEGFAQEHELNYEQNISLDHVIKFSKLELEESNKLIGELEEVVKKKYAIKITDMLPEDLADLRLLFAKERIPIKSEDLEQILKIVEKYRTE is encoded by the coding sequence ATGATAGGGAAAAAGGTTTTGGAGACCGAACCGATCTCCGTTGCCGAGGTCAAAGATATATTAGAAGGATTTGCCCAGGAGCATGAGCTCAATTACGAGCAAAACATTAGTCTAGATCATGTAATCAAATTCTCCAAATTAGAATTAGAAGAATCTAATAAACTAATCGGAGAATTAGAAGAAGTGGTCAAGAAGAAATATGCTATTAAAATAACTGATATGTTGCCTGAAGACCTGGCAGACCTTAGATTACTTTTTGCCAAAGAAAGGATCCCTATTAAAAGTGAGGATCTTGAGCAAATCCTGAAAATAGTTGAAAAATACCGGACTGAATAA
- a CDS encoding 50S ribosomal protein L21e: MVQRSRGFRSKTRHKLQLTKRPGRSNPITKKIQRFDADDLVHIIIDPSVQKGQPHPRFHGKTAKVVETRGRAYIVSLNDGNKAKKLIVRPEHLKIQE, from the coding sequence ATGGTGCAAAGATCAAGAGGTTTTAGAAGCAAAACAAGACATAAACTTCAATTAACTAAAAGACCAGGGCGATCCAACCCTATAACTAAAAAAATTCAAAGATTTGATGCAGACGATTTAGTCCACATCATTATCGACCCAAGCGTTCAAAAAGGTCAACCACACCCAAGATTCCACGGCAAAACCGCTAAAGTAGTGGAAACCCGAGGAAGAGCTTACATCGTCTCTTTAAACGATGGTAACAAGGCTAAAAAACTTATTGTACGACCAGAACACTTGAAAATACAAGAGTGA
- a CDS encoding DNA-directed RNA polymerase subunit L, which produces MEIITSKRYELEILAEGETHTLCNALRRILMEDEDVKSTAYAIDHPIVGEPKIYVKAKSPKKSLKVASETLKERCVEFKGLLETIE; this is translated from the coding sequence ATGGAAATTATTACTAGTAAAAGATATGAATTGGAAATACTTGCTGAAGGAGAGACTCACACACTCTGTAATGCACTTAGAAGAATTTTAATGGAAGATGAAGATGTTAAATCAACGGCTTATGCCATTGATCACCCCATCGTGGGAGAACCAAAGATATATGTAAAGGCTAAAAGCCCTAAAAAATCCCTTAAAGTCGCTTCAGAAACTTTAAAAGAAAGATGCGTAGAATTCAAGGGCCTTTTAGAAACAATTGAATAA
- the dph2 gene encoding diphthamide biosynthesis enzyme Dph2, translating to MSMYDLDLEKVIKRINNVNASVVGLQFPDGLKIHASKVAEQLESETGATVIISADPCFGACDTADRKMADLVDILIHYGHTALPLDYPVPVMFIEAYSQVDVNEALEKSLELLRGYHKIALATTTQHLHLLEEIKHFLEANGKEVMLESGSSTRVGQVLGCNFSAIKNLDVDAYFYLGSGNFHPLGIKLFTHKPVVIADPYRGEARDIEKFADRILRIRFARITKAREAKKWGILVSSKEGQYRMALAHKIKQNLENEGKSAFLIMMENISPDLLLPFLDLDAFVATACPRIAIDDSQMYKKPLLTPQELEIVLDKREWENYQLDEIYFGEE from the coding sequence ATGTCTATGTATGATCTGGATCTTGAAAAAGTTATAAAGAGAATTAATAATGTTAATGCATCTGTTGTTGGATTGCAGTTTCCAGATGGCCTTAAAATTCACGCTTCTAAAGTTGCTGAACAACTAGAATCAGAAACTGGGGCCACCGTTATAATCTCTGCAGATCCATGTTTTGGGGCTTGTGATACTGCAGACAGGAAAATGGCAGATTTAGTTGATATACTAATTCATTATGGTCACACTGCACTTCCTTTGGATTATCCAGTACCAGTGATGTTTATTGAGGCTTATTCTCAAGTAGATGTGAACGAGGCACTGGAAAAATCTTTAGAACTCCTTCGGGGATATCATAAAATTGCCCTAGCCACCACTACTCAGCATTTGCACCTTTTAGAGGAAATTAAACATTTTTTAGAAGCAAATGGCAAAGAAGTGATGCTCGAATCAGGTTCCAGTACCAGAGTAGGCCAAGTTTTAGGATGTAATTTTTCTGCTATAAAAAATTTGGATGTTGACGCCTATTTTTACTTGGGAAGTGGAAATTTTCATCCTTTAGGTATCAAATTGTTTACTCATAAACCAGTAGTTATTGCCGATCCTTATAGGGGAGAAGCAAGGGATATTGAGAAATTCGCAGATAGAATATTAAGGATTCGTTTTGCAAGGATTACTAAAGCTCGTGAAGCAAAGAAATGGGGAATTTTAGTTTCTTCTAAGGAAGGTCAGTACCGCATGGCACTGGCCCACAAAATAAAACAAAATCTGGAAAATGAAGGCAAATCTGCATTTTTAATAATGATGGAGAATATATCTCCCGATTTATTACTGCCTTTTTTAGATTTAGATGCCTTTGTTGCCACGGCCTGTCCTAGAATCGCTATTGATGATTCTCAAATGTATAAAAAACCTTTATTAACTCCTCAAGAGTTAGAAATAGTTCTGGATAAGCGGGAATGGGAAAATTATCAGTTAGATGAAATATATTTTGGGGAAGAATAA
- a CDS encoding RNA-binding protein, translated as MKAKSGDFVLPGDLLGVSEEFVPSEGAYDDNGDIKAMVVGTVSLDDKNKRILVLPQAGAPPVLNKNTTIVGQILEVRGQRALVKIHYIKDNPRKLVASFVGGIHVSQADKGYLAKLTDAFHIGDLIEARITKVVGLDNIDLKTSQKDLGVVKAMCTRCRHFMKQTGKNEVTCPNCDNKEKRKISVNYQV; from the coding sequence ATGAAGGCTAAATCTGGAGATTTTGTTTTGCCCGGGGATTTACTGGGTGTTAGTGAGGAATTTGTTCCATCAGAAGGAGCATATGATGATAATGGAGATATAAAAGCTATGGTCGTGGGAACTGTTTCCCTGGACGATAAAAATAAACGCATACTTGTGCTTCCTCAAGCGGGCGCTCCGCCGGTATTAAATAAAAATACAACAATTGTAGGTCAGATACTGGAAGTTAGGGGTCAAAGAGCGCTGGTCAAAATACACTATATCAAAGACAACCCTAGAAAATTGGTAGCTTCATTTGTTGGTGGAATACACGTTTCTCAAGCGGATAAAGGATATTTGGCTAAATTAACAGATGCTTTTCATATAGGTGACCTTATAGAAGCCAGAATAACTAAAGTGGTAGGTTTAGATAATATTGACCTTAAAACCTCTCAGAAAGATTTGGGAGTGGTAAAGGCCATGTGTACTCGATGCCGACACTTCATGAAACAAACTGGTAAAAATGAAGTAACCTGTCCTAACTGTGATAATAAAGAGAAAAGAAAAATTTCTGTAAATTACCAGGTTTGA
- a CDS encoding 4-carboxymuconolactone decarboxylase → MSENSYQLFKEELPSLFENFNQLVEAQKDLPGLNPKTKQLVNIAIQTAHQNLDGVKMHAAMARKMGASWEEVKGAVALNLHLSGLGSILDCLPAAKEGFEMELEF, encoded by the coding sequence ATGAGTGAAAATTCCTACCAACTTTTTAAAGAAGAATTACCATCCCTATTTGAAAATTTCAACCAGTTAGTTGAGGCCCAGAAAGATCTTCCAGGTCTTAATCCTAAAACCAAACAACTAGTGAATATTGCCATTCAAACCGCACACCAAAACCTCGATGGAGTTAAAATGCATGCAGCCATGGCCCGAAAAATGGGTGCTAGCTGGGAAGAAGTAAAGGGTGCTGTAGCATTAAATCTTCACTTATCCGGACTGGGAAGTATTTTAGATTGCCTTCCTGCCGCTAAAGAAGGATTTGAAATGGAATTAGAATTTTGA
- a CDS encoding diaminopimelate epimerase has protein sequence MSKINILFSKMHGLGNDYVVIDESERVCVSEDKKSELVTELCRRGFSVGADGVIFVAPATGEGDIKFRIFNADGSEAEMCGNGIRCFSKFVYDNGIIRKEKIDVETLAGIKTVEMTLSDGKVESCRVNMGKATFNTCEIPMDVAEDEFVDEFLKVEGQPMQMTALSVGNPHSVIFVDDAGEIDLDKWGPAIENHPSFPQRTNVHFVEVVSPKEIIMTTWERGAGPTLACGTGATSCVIAGNKLEKLAESVLVHLPGGELQIDVYSEESELGAFMEGDAVLVFDGIMVMDD, from the coding sequence ATGAGTAAAATTAACATTTTATTTTCTAAAATGCACGGCCTCGGAAACGATTACGTGGTAATTGATGAGAGCGAGAGAGTATGTGTTAGTGAAGATAAAAAAAGCGAACTTGTGACGGAATTATGCCGCAGAGGCTTCTCAGTAGGAGCAGATGGAGTAATATTTGTAGCTCCGGCTACTGGAGAAGGAGATATAAAATTCCGTATATTCAATGCAGATGGTAGTGAAGCTGAGATGTGTGGAAATGGTATAAGATGTTTTTCCAAGTTTGTTTATGATAATGGGATTATTCGCAAGGAAAAAATAGATGTAGAAACCCTAGCTGGCATTAAAACAGTTGAGATGACTCTTTCGGATGGAAAAGTTGAATCTTGCAGGGTTAACATGGGTAAAGCCACATTTAACACATGTGAAATCCCTATGGATGTGGCAGAAGATGAATTTGTAGATGAATTCCTCAAGGTAGAAGGACAACCCATGCAGATGACAGCTTTAAGTGTGGGAAATCCTCACTCAGTTATATTCGTAGATGATGCTGGTGAAATTGACCTTGATAAATGGGGCCCGGCCATTGAGAATCATCCATCATTTCCCCAAAGAACCAATGTGCACTTTGTAGAAGTGGTTTCTCCTAAAGAAATAATCATGACTACTTGGGAACGAGGAGCAGGCCCTACTTTGGCATGTGGCACTGGAGCTACTTCTTGTGTCATTGCAGGTAATAAACTGGAAAAATTAGCAGAAAGCGTACTGGTGCACTTACCTGGTGGAGAACTCCAAATTGATGTTTATTCTGAGGAAAGCGAATTAGGGGCCTTTATGGAAGGAGATGCAGTTTTAGTATTTGATGGAATAATGGTTATGGATGATTAA
- a CDS encoding tRNA pseudouridine(54/55) synthase Pus10, which yields MDPYIKEKAQKIKEKTEGDICNHCLGRKFSNDLEGPGNPLRGMEVREIMSKEGEEFNSINPCVICGDLFQKLEIAADKVENKIKSLDLEYFSFLVGSKVDSKLIKKDEELNNCLNLDVESIKREINRELGKILEERLNTEVDFDNPQIVINADFRQGEPKIRIQINPLFLEGRYKKLIRGIPQTKWPCRKCRGKGCEGCNFTGKMYLETVEELISEPAHKMTRSKESKFHGAGREDIDVRMLGTGRPFVLEIKEPRRRVLNLDILQKEINEINEGKVEVLDLKYSVRSRKAEIKTSSPDTYKIYQALVELKDEITEDDLKNLKTLTLIKQRTPIRVSHRRADKIREREVMDIQYEIIDSKIIKLIIKGQGGLYIKELISGDEERTQPNVSQVLGTPANCTELDVLEVGI from the coding sequence ATGGACCCATATATAAAAGAAAAAGCTCAAAAAATCAAAGAAAAAACTGAAGGAGATATATGCAACCATTGCTTAGGTCGTAAATTTTCTAATGATCTAGAAGGCCCTGGAAATCCTCTAAGAGGTATGGAAGTTAGAGAAATAATGTCTAAAGAAGGGGAGGAATTCAACTCAATTAATCCATGTGTTATATGTGGAGATTTATTTCAAAAACTGGAAATTGCTGCAGATAAAGTTGAAAACAAAATAAAAAGCCTTGATCTTGAATATTTCAGCTTTTTAGTGGGAAGCAAAGTGGATTCCAAGCTTATAAAAAAGGATGAAGAATTAAATAATTGCCTAAACTTAGATGTTGAAAGTATAAAACGAGAAATCAACCGTGAGCTGGGAAAAATTCTGGAAGAACGTTTAAACACCGAAGTTGATTTTGATAATCCTCAAATAGTTATAAATGCAGATTTCCGTCAAGGCGAACCTAAAATCCGCATTCAAATAAATCCACTATTCTTAGAGGGGAGATATAAAAAATTAATCCGTGGAATACCACAAACTAAGTGGCCATGCCGAAAATGCAGAGGTAAAGGATGCGAAGGATGTAATTTCACAGGTAAGATGTATTTAGAAACTGTGGAAGAACTAATTTCTGAACCAGCTCATAAAATGACCCGTAGCAAAGAATCCAAATTTCATGGTGCTGGAAGAGAAGATATTGATGTTAGAATGCTTGGAACTGGACGACCATTTGTATTAGAAATAAAAGAACCGCGCAGAAGGGTTTTAAATCTTGATATTCTCCAAAAAGAAATTAATGAAATTAATGAGGGTAAAGTAGAGGTTCTGGATCTTAAATATTCTGTTAGATCTCGGAAAGCTGAAATTAAGACTTCTTCCCCAGATACCTATAAAATTTATCAGGCCCTGGTTGAATTAAAGGATGAAATAACAGAAGATGATCTTAAAAATCTGAAAACACTTACTTTAATCAAACAACGCACCCCAATTAGAGTCTCACACCGTAGAGCAGATAAAATTCGCGAGAGAGAAGTTATGGACATCCAATATGAAATTATTGACTCAAAAATTATTAAATTAATTATAAAGGGTCAGGGCGGACTTTATATTAAAGAATTAATTTCTGGAGATGAAGAAAGAACCCAACCCAATGTAAGCCAGGTTTTGGGAACCCCCGCCAATTGTACCGAGCTGGATGTACTGGAAGTGGGTATCTAA
- a CDS encoding signal recognition particle protein gives MLGNLGKNLTNTMKKLAGMSIIDEEVVKEVVKEIQRALIQSDVNIKLVLKLSKSIEDRALKEEPPKGITPKEHIVTIVYEELVNLLGEKAQEIEIDKKPFKILFLGLQGSGKTTTIGKLTRYLQKKGFNPAIVCTDTWRPAAYEQLRQLTEEMNVPLYGDPDNKDALDLAKKGLEKFKKQSLIIFDTAGRHKEEQDLLDEMVQISSVVDPDEAILVIDGTIGQQAKDQAQAFSQTAKVGSIIVTKLDGSAKGGGALSAVAEIGAPIKFIGTGERIDDFEAFDPERFISRLLGMGDIKTLLEKAEEVADEDMAAETMDAMLSGKFTLKEMQSQFDMMGKMGPMNQIMNMMPGMGKLPKNASQMTEDKIDKYKIIMNSMTNYEMEHPTEIKQSRIKRIARGSGMKNEDIKELLKYYNVTKKAMKGFGKRKMSGPMGQLMRQFMR, from the coding sequence ATGTTAGGAAATTTAGGTAAGAACCTTACCAATACCATGAAAAAACTGGCAGGAATGTCAATTATTGACGAAGAAGTGGTTAAAGAAGTCGTTAAAGAAATTCAACGGGCTTTAATCCAATCAGACGTTAATATTAAACTTGTTTTAAAATTATCTAAATCCATAGAAGATAGGGCTTTAAAAGAAGAGCCTCCGAAGGGTATAACTCCTAAAGAACATATAGTAACCATAGTATATGAAGAACTGGTCAATTTGCTGGGAGAAAAAGCTCAGGAAATTGAAATAGATAAAAAACCATTTAAAATACTATTTTTAGGGCTTCAGGGAAGTGGTAAAACCACCACCATTGGTAAATTAACCAGATACCTTCAGAAAAAAGGATTTAATCCCGCCATTGTCTGTACCGACACCTGGCGGCCTGCAGCATATGAACAGCTAAGGCAATTAACTGAAGAGATGAACGTGCCATTATATGGAGATCCAGATAATAAAGACGCTCTTGATTTGGCTAAAAAAGGTCTAGAAAAGTTTAAAAAACAGAGTCTGATTATATTTGATACGGCAGGGCGTCACAAGGAAGAACAAGACCTTTTAGATGAGATGGTACAAATATCTTCTGTGGTCGATCCAGATGAAGCCATTTTAGTTATTGATGGAACTATAGGTCAACAGGCCAAGGATCAGGCCCAGGCATTCTCTCAAACAGCGAAGGTGGGATCTATAATAGTAACAAAACTTGATGGGTCTGCTAAAGGAGGAGGTGCTTTATCTGCTGTAGCAGAAATTGGAGCACCAATTAAGTTCATTGGTACTGGAGAGCGAATCGATGACTTTGAGGCCTTTGATCCTGAAAGATTCATTTCACGTCTTTTAGGAATGGGAGACATTAAAACCCTTCTGGAAAAGGCTGAAGAAGTGGCCGATGAAGATATGGCTGCCGAAACCATGGATGCCATGCTTTCTGGAAAATTTACCCTTAAAGAAATGCAGTCCCAGTTTGATATGATGGGAAAAATGGGACCTATGAACCAAATCATGAATATGATGCCCGGAATGGGAAAGCTGCCTAAAAATGCATCTCAAATGACCGAAGATAAAATTGATAAATATAAAATCATTATGAATTCCATGACTAATTATGAAATGGAGCATCCTACTGAAATAAAGCAGTCCCGGATAAAAAGAATTGCTCGAGGGTCTGGAATGAAAAATGAAGATATTAAGGAACTTTTAAAATATTATAACGTCACTAAAAAAGCCATGAAAGGATTTGGAAAACGTAAAATGAGTGGGCCTATGGGGCAGCTCATGAGACAATTTATGCGTTAA
- a CDS encoding adenine phosphoribosyltransferase, with protein sequence MLEKLKKTLEESPIIKKGEYNYFVHPVTDGIPLTQPEVLKEIAVAIKNHFHTDVDKIVCIEAMGIHLATALSLETGIPFVVVRKRQYGLPGEVAVHQTTGYSQGELFINGINSGDKVLVIDDVVSTGGTMIAVLQALKNMGVEIAEVVAVIEKGEGKKIVEKETGLKLKALIKVDVIDNKVTAEPILK encoded by the coding sequence GTGCTTGAAAAACTGAAAAAAACATTAGAAGAATCTCCAATTATAAAAAAAGGAGAATATAATTATTTTGTTCACCCGGTAACAGATGGAATTCCACTTACTCAACCCGAAGTACTAAAAGAGATTGCAGTGGCGATAAAAAATCATTTCCATACTGATGTGGATAAAATTGTCTGTATCGAGGCCATGGGTATTCACTTAGCCACGGCCCTATCTCTAGAGACGGGCATTCCATTTGTAGTAGTTAGAAAACGCCAATATGGACTTCCAGGAGAGGTTGCAGTCCATCAAACAACGGGATATAGTCAGGGAGAGCTTTTCATTAATGGTATCAATTCTGGTGATAAGGTACTGGTGATAGATGATGTGGTAAGTACTGGTGGAACTATGATTGCTGTTTTACAGGCTCTAAAAAATATGGGTGTGGAAATAGCAGAAGTAGTAGCGGTTATTGAGAAGGGTGAAGGCAAAAAAATAGTTGAAAAAGAAACGGGGCTCAAATTAAAAGCTTTAATTAAGGTAGATGTGATTGATAATAAGGTTACTGCGGAGCCTATTCTTAAGTAG
- the lysA gene encoding diaminopimelate decarboxylase, translating into MVFDLEISEKGNLSIGGADATEIVQEYGTPLYVIDENKVRENYRRVYEAFSKHYDDFQIFYACKANTNLSVLRILEQEGSGIDAVSPGEIYTSLLTGFDPQRILYTGNNVKNEEMEFAIESGVRLNVDSVSQLKRLAKIVDPKGFKISFRVNPMVGAGHHEHCITGGEMSKFGIMEKEAVEVYKLAKELGFDPVGIHTHIGSGILDPEPFKLAVTTLMDIAGDIAKNAGVKFEFIDFGGGLGIPYTPEEDILDIETFAKEIMDLFKEKLAQYNLGKPTMCIEPGRYIVGDASYLLAKVNTVKQSYRKFVGVDAGFNTLLRPAMYGSYHHIVVANKPQAESVEEIDVAGNVCESGDLFARDRPLPEIEEGDLIAIMNAGAYAFSMASQYNSRPRPAEVLVKDGETDLIRERESIADVLNKQILPARLLK; encoded by the coding sequence ATGGTTTTCGATTTAGAAATTAGCGAAAAAGGCAATCTAAGTATTGGCGGTGCCGACGCTACAGAGATTGTCCAGGAGTATGGAACTCCTTTATATGTTATAGATGAGAATAAAGTGCGAGAAAATTACCGTCGAGTTTACGAGGCTTTTTCCAAGCATTATGATGATTTTCAAATATTTTACGCCTGCAAGGCCAATACCAATCTTTCTGTGCTGCGTATTTTAGAACAAGAAGGTAGTGGCATAGATGCAGTATCTCCTGGGGAAATTTATACTTCTTTACTCACTGGATTTGATCCTCAAAGAATCCTTTACACTGGAAACAATGTAAAAAATGAAGAAATGGAGTTTGCCATAGAAAGCGGTGTTAGATTAAATGTGGATTCTGTTTCTCAGCTTAAAAGACTGGCCAAAATCGTGGATCCTAAAGGTTTTAAAATATCTTTCCGGGTAAATCCTATGGTAGGGGCTGGCCACCATGAACACTGTATCACTGGTGGAGAAATGAGTAAATTCGGTATAATGGAAAAAGAAGCTGTTGAAGTTTATAAATTAGCTAAAGAGCTTGGATTTGATCCGGTAGGTATCCACACCCATATTGGATCAGGTATTCTGGACCCAGAACCATTTAAATTAGCAGTAACCACACTCATGGATATTGCTGGGGACATTGCCAAAAATGCTGGAGTTAAATTTGAATTTATAGACTTTGGTGGGGGATTAGGAATTCCTTATACTCCTGAAGAGGATATACTGGATATTGAAACCTTTGCCAAAGAAATCATGGATTTATTCAAGGAAAAATTGGCCCAATACAACCTGGGAAAACCAACCATGTGCATAGAACCTGGAAGATATATTGTAGGGGATGCTTCTTACTTACTGGCCAAAGTAAACACGGTAAAACAGAGCTATCGTAAATTTGTAGGGGTAGATGCGGGATTCAATACTTTGTTGCGCCCGGCCATGTATGGTTCATATCACCACATAGTAGTAGCTAACAAACCTCAAGCAGAATCAGTAGAAGAAATAGACGTCGCTGGAAATGTATGTGAATCAGGAGACCTTTTTGCCAGAGATAGACCTCTTCCAGAGATAGAAGAAGGAGATCTAATTGCTATTATGAATGCCGGAGCCTATGCCTTTTCTATGGCTTCTCAATACAATTCACGGCCAAGACCGGCAGAAGTGCTGGTAAAAGATGGTGAAACTGATTTAATAAGGGAAAGAGAATCCATTGCTGATGTTTTAAATAAACAAATCCTTCCTGCAAGACTTTTAAAATAA